A single Bacillus sp. OxB-1 DNA region contains:
- a CDS encoding carboxylate--amine ligase, whose protein sequence is MPKADFLPVILGSDDNAYGMARAFHEQYGITSIIATKGHLLSTMHSKIVEKRIFDNFDDPNTFIKSLLELKDELHERAEKLLLIASNENYVELAVRSKKHLEPYYILPFVDEEMMDDIIFKENFYEMCEEHGLDYPDTVMFVKGMDPHMELPFGFPVVVKPSDSMRYFNAQFEGKKKAYVLHTKEQFVEAIHTIYSSTYDGKLIIQDYIPGDDTVMRVLNAYCDRNGKVRMMCLGRVVLEDYTPVLIGNYVGIVGEYNQDIYDQYKKFLEAIGFTGYANIDLKYDRRDGKYKIFELNIRQGRSSYFVTANGYNMAKYLVEDRVYHRDNPIEYGRNEVLWHTVPLKLLVKYTMDYELKQQVKRLIDEKKTASTLYYDKDRNFIRSLKLYNYYRDYYKRFEKYFKRKE, encoded by the coding sequence ATGCCAAAAGCGGATTTTCTCCCTGTCATCCTCGGGTCGGATGACAATGCTTATGGAATGGCTAGAGCATTTCACGAGCAATATGGCATCACCAGCATTATTGCGACGAAAGGTCATCTACTTTCGACGATGCATAGTAAAATTGTTGAAAAACGAATCTTTGATAATTTCGATGATCCCAATACGTTTATAAAAAGCCTGCTGGAGCTGAAGGACGAGCTGCATGAGCGGGCGGAAAAGCTTCTTTTAATTGCCAGCAATGAAAATTATGTCGAGCTTGCCGTCAGAAGTAAAAAGCATTTGGAGCCGTATTATATTCTTCCGTTCGTCGATGAAGAGATGATGGATGATATCATTTTCAAGGAAAATTTCTACGAAATGTGCGAGGAACATGGCTTGGATTATCCTGACACGGTCATGTTCGTCAAGGGTATGGATCCTCATATGGAATTGCCATTCGGTTTTCCGGTTGTCGTCAAACCGTCGGATAGCATGCGCTATTTCAACGCCCAATTCGAAGGGAAGAAAAAGGCGTATGTTTTACATACGAAAGAACAGTTTGTCGAAGCGATCCATACTATCTATTCCTCCACCTATGACGGAAAGCTGATCATCCAGGATTATATCCCGGGCGATGATACCGTCATGCGTGTCTTGAATGCGTATTGCGACCGGAACGGGAAGGTGCGGATGATGTGCCTTGGCCGGGTCGTGCTGGAAGATTACACGCCGGTCCTGATCGGGAACTACGTCGGAATCGTCGGTGAATACAACCAGGACATTTACGATCAATACAAGAAATTCCTGGAAGCGATCGGCTTTACCGGTTATGCGAACATCGACCTGAAATATGACCGTAGGGATGGGAAATATAAAATATTTGAATTGAATATCCGGCAAGGGCGCAGCAGCTATTTTGTCACGGCGAACGGGTACAATATGGCCAAATACCTTGTGGAAGACCGTGTCTATCATCGGGATAATCCGATTGAATACGGCCGCAATGAAGTGCTCTGGCATACGGTTCCATTGAAATTGCTCGTCAAGTATACGATGGACTATGAATTGAAACAGCAGGTCAAACGGCTGATCGACGAGAAAAAGACCGCTTCGACACTGTATTACGACAAAGATCGGAATTTCATCCGTTCGTTGAAGTTATATAATTATTACCGGGATTATTACAAGCGATTCGAGAAGTATTTCAAACGGAAAGAGTAA
- a CDS encoding methyl-accepting chemotaxis protein, translating to MKTSVRNKLVGLAVIVVLLPILFVGVMNYFVAKKELDQVGRIGLQNGTYAVLDLIEELDSEVKSGNLSLEEAQEKARIRIVGPKDAEGKRSITNRAKYGENFYFFAVTEEGIIEAHPSLDGVNVIDFQTDDGRYFMQESITEAKKPNGGFVRYDWPTPTNPDAKAPKITYSLQDPHWGWIIAAGTYEMDFNAGAVNVLKTSVIMMIIATVIGVGLFWIFSGRMTSYIKRIMVMTSDIAKGKLTGDDIPILSRDELGILATNVNEMKSSLNEMVGHTRESSNRMRNSSEMLSAITEETTASADEVHHAIAEISNGAVIQAEEAETAIGKVDNLSDLISNTTEKYEEIVGGMKTMTNLQKTGSEKVKELERNSVEFTDVIQELRKNFSQLTDGMGEIQAIVQTITSISEQTNLLALNASIEAARAGEHGKGFAVVADEVRKLSEDTNEATNRVRDLLVRIEGDTASSENQMTHTLKLSHVQVEAINEAKEAFDHLSESIQHITGHLQSLDADMHEMDENRLVVVSAINQIATVATESAAATEEVNASIDEQKTAITSIMHSSLELQTEAERMHELVERFT from the coding sequence ATGAAAACATCTGTGCGCAACAAACTGGTCGGATTAGCAGTAATTGTTGTTCTGTTACCAATCTTGTTCGTCGGGGTGATGAACTACTTCGTCGCCAAAAAGGAACTGGACCAAGTCGGACGCATCGGCCTCCAAAATGGGACATACGCTGTATTGGACTTGATCGAGGAGTTGGATTCCGAAGTGAAAAGTGGCAATCTATCATTGGAAGAGGCCCAGGAAAAAGCACGGATCCGTATCGTCGGCCCTAAAGATGCGGAAGGGAAACGTTCAATTACCAATCGGGCAAAGTATGGGGAGAACTTTTACTTCTTCGCGGTGACGGAAGAAGGGATCATCGAAGCGCATCCAAGTTTGGACGGGGTAAACGTCATTGATTTCCAAACGGATGACGGGCGCTATTTCATGCAGGAGTCCATTACCGAAGCCAAAAAGCCGAACGGCGGATTTGTTCGGTATGATTGGCCGACACCCACCAACCCCGACGCCAAGGCGCCTAAAATTACATACAGTCTGCAAGATCCGCATTGGGGATGGATCATTGCCGCGGGTACCTATGAAATGGACTTCAATGCAGGGGCTGTCAATGTACTGAAAACCTCGGTCATCATGATGATCATTGCCACAGTAATCGGGGTCGGCCTGTTCTGGATCTTCTCGGGACGAATGACTTCCTATATCAAGCGGATCATGGTCATGACGTCCGATATTGCAAAAGGGAAGCTGACAGGGGATGATATCCCGATCTTGTCAAGGGATGAATTAGGAATCCTTGCTACGAATGTGAATGAAATGAAATCCAGCTTAAATGAAATGGTCGGGCATACGCGTGAATCGTCGAACCGGATGCGGAATTCTTCTGAAATGCTGAGCGCCATCACGGAAGAGACGACAGCCTCAGCGGATGAAGTGCATCATGCCATTGCGGAGATTTCCAACGGTGCCGTCATCCAGGCGGAAGAAGCGGAAACGGCCATTGGAAAAGTGGACAACCTTTCTGATTTGATTTCCAATACGACCGAAAAATACGAAGAGATTGTCGGCGGCATGAAGACAATGACCAATTTACAGAAAACGGGAAGCGAAAAGGTGAAGGAGCTGGAACGCAATTCCGTGGAATTTACCGATGTAATCCAGGAGCTGCGGAAAAACTTCTCCCAATTGACCGACGGGATGGGGGAAATCCAAGCGATTGTCCAGACGATCACATCGATTTCCGAGCAGACCAATTTATTGGCGCTGAACGCCAGCATCGAAGCCGCTCGTGCCGGGGAACATGGAAAAGGGTTCGCTGTTGTCGCGGATGAAGTGCGGAAGTTATCCGAAGATACGAACGAAGCGACAAACCGGGTCCGGGATCTCCTCGTCCGGATCGAGGGAGATACCGCCTCTTCGGAAAACCAGATGACGCATACGCTGAAGTTATCGCATGTCCAAGTGGAGGCGATCAACGAGGCGAAAGAAGCCTTCGACCACCTGTCGGAATCCATCCAACATATCACCGGCCATCTCCAATCACTGGATGCCGATATGCACGAAATGGACGAAAACCGTCTCGTCGTCGTTAGCGCGATCAATCAAATCGCCACTGTCGCAACCGAATCGGCAGCCGCCACAGAGGAAGTCAATGCCTCAATCGATGAGCAGAAAACCGCCATCACCTCCATCATGCATTCCTCCTTGGAACTGCAGACCGAAGCGGAACGTATGCATGAATTGGTGGAACGTTTCACGTAA
- a CDS encoding methyl-accepting chemotaxis protein, translating into MAMSEESASAVAEMSAGIQGVAELSASVAKNTDFISEKVSDGHDAIQQTIQQMESIQNGTNKATEIIKLLSKESEQIGQISKMITDISAQTNLLALNASIEAARAGEAGKGFAVVASEVRVLSEQTAESAAKINQLIDMVQRHTREAVEAAERGEDNVLKGTEVIQRLGIRFDEIIQAVHQISNEIEEMTAVSEEMAASSEEVATSIDEVAATAKTASEYVEEVTTSTDNQLQAVEEMNAFTRQLAEMVEELHSAIRKFKIE; encoded by the coding sequence ATGGCCATGTCCGAAGAAAGTGCATCGGCGGTAGCGGAAATGTCTGCCGGCATCCAAGGAGTTGCTGAACTTTCTGCATCGGTTGCCAAAAACACGGATTTCATTTCAGAAAAAGTGAGTGACGGCCATGACGCTATCCAGCAAACGATCCAACAGATGGAATCCATTCAAAATGGTACGAATAAAGCGACTGAAATCATTAAGCTGCTTTCCAAAGAATCGGAGCAGATCGGCCAAATCTCCAAGATGATCACGGACATTTCTGCGCAGACGAATCTCCTTGCGTTGAACGCTTCCATTGAAGCCGCCCGTGCAGGTGAAGCGGGCAAAGGATTTGCTGTCGTGGCGAGCGAAGTGCGGGTGCTTTCCGAACAAACCGCCGAATCCGCCGCGAAAATCAACCAACTGATCGATATGGTCCAGCGCCACACCCGAGAAGCTGTGGAAGCGGCCGAACGAGGAGAAGACAATGTATTGAAAGGAACGGAAGTCATCCAACGGTTAGGGATTCGATTCGATGAAATCATTCAAGCCGTCCACCAAATCAGCAACGAAATCGAAGAGATGACCGCCGTCTCCGAAGAAATGGCGGCAAGTTCAGAAGAAGTCGCAACCTCCATCGATGAAGTGGCTGCCACCGCCAAAACGGCTTCGGAGTACGTAGAGGAAGTGACCACATCCACCGACAACCAACTACAAGCCGTCGAAGAAATGAACGCATTCACACGGCAATTGGCCGAGATGGTCGAGGAACTGCACTCCGCCATCCGAAAATTTAAGATTGAGTGA
- the cyoE gene encoding heme o synthase: protein MNKDGVLSVSEKQNTSTFIADMKSLFKAPVLIANVLPVFTGFWLALHFTETTFISQMNLFLLTIIGSTLLMGGALVLNNWYDADIDKVMARTQKRPTVTGNISLQNVLMLGIALSAIGMILLFFTTFEAAFYGFVGWFTYVVLYTMWSKRKYTLNTVIGSVSGAVTPLIGWAAVTSAYHIVPIILFIILFIWQMPHTFAIAMKKFEEYRAAKVAMLPVVRGFDMTKRQMAVYVACLLPLPFYLVSLGMTFIIIATALNIGYLVISFMGFYTKDNMKWAHLNFLYSVNYMAILFLTMVIVTIF from the coding sequence ATGAATAAAGATGGAGTGCTTTCCGTTAGCGAAAAGCAAAATACGTCCACATTCATAGCCGACATGAAGTCGCTTTTTAAAGCGCCTGTACTAATCGCTAACGTGCTTCCGGTATTCACCGGTTTCTGGTTGGCACTTCATTTCACAGAAACGACGTTCATTTCCCAAATGAACCTTTTTTTATTGACAATCATCGGGAGCACGTTGCTGATGGGTGGAGCGCTAGTCCTTAACAACTGGTATGACGCGGACATCGACAAAGTGATGGCGCGGACCCAGAAGAGGCCGACCGTGACGGGCAATATTTCCTTGCAGAACGTCTTGATGCTCGGGATTGCGTTATCCGCAATCGGGATGATCTTATTATTTTTCACAACATTCGAGGCCGCCTTTTACGGGTTTGTCGGTTGGTTTACCTATGTTGTGCTTTATACGATGTGGTCGAAACGGAAGTATACATTAAATACGGTGATCGGGAGTGTATCCGGAGCGGTGACGCCATTGATCGGCTGGGCGGCCGTAACATCTGCGTATCATATTGTGCCTATTATTCTGTTCATCATTTTGTTCATCTGGCAAATGCCCCATACGTTTGCCATCGCAATGAAAAAATTTGAGGAATATCGTGCAGCAAAGGTGGCCATGCTTCCGGTGGTCCGAGGTTTCGACATGACGAAGCGTCAAATGGCTGTCTATGTGGCGTGCCTGCTGCCATTGCCTTTTTATCTCGTATCGCTTGGCATGACGTTCATCATCATCGCGACCGCCTTGAATATCGGGTATCTCGTCATCAGCTTCATGGGCTTCTATACGAAAGATAATATGAAGTGGGCCCACTTGAATTTTCTTTACTCGGTCAATTATATGGCGATTCTATTTCTTACAATGGTGATCGTCACGATTTTCTAG
- a CDS encoding amino acid ABC transporter ATP-binding protein, with the protein MAIIEIRNLKKSFGPLEVLKNITFDVNKNDVVAVIGPSGSGKSTMLRSLVHLEDVNGGTICVAGDYLVKDGAYPKPQDIKKVTSKMGMVFQHFDLFPHLTVRENLELAPRLTKRGSVSEIQTRSAELLAKIGLSDKATVYPSKLSGGQKQRVAIARALMTNPEILLFDEPTSALDPELTGEVLEVMKDLAKEHMTMIVVTHEMGFAQEVANQAIFMDGGEIVEAGHPSELFTKPKHDRTRAFLNRSLK; encoded by the coding sequence ATGGCAATCATTGAAATACGGAATCTGAAAAAGTCATTTGGACCGCTGGAAGTTCTGAAGAATATCACATTTGATGTGAATAAAAATGATGTGGTCGCCGTTATCGGGCCTTCCGGGTCGGGCAAAAGCACAATGCTCCGGAGCCTGGTCCACTTGGAAGATGTAAATGGCGGCACCATTTGCGTAGCCGGCGATTACTTAGTGAAAGACGGAGCTTATCCCAAACCGCAAGACATCAAAAAAGTCACGTCCAAGATGGGGATGGTGTTTCAACATTTTGACCTCTTTCCGCATCTGACAGTGAGGGAGAACCTCGAATTGGCGCCGCGATTGACGAAGCGGGGATCCGTGTCGGAAATTCAGACGAGGAGCGCCGAGCTGCTTGCGAAAATCGGGTTGTCCGACAAGGCCACGGTCTATCCATCCAAGTTGTCGGGTGGGCAGAAACAGCGTGTCGCCATCGCTCGGGCATTGATGACGAACCCCGAGATCCTGTTGTTCGATGAACCGACATCCGCACTCGACCCCGAGTTGACGGGGGAAGTATTGGAAGTGATGAAGGACCTCGCGAAAGAGCATATGACGATGATTGTCGTCACGCATGAGATGGGCTTCGCTCAGGAAGTGGCCAACCAGGCTATTTTTATGGACGGCGGTGAGATTGTGGAAGCCGGCCATCCTTCGGAATTGTTCACGAAGCCGAAGCACGACCGGACGCGGGCATTCTTAAATCGGAGCTTAAAATAA
- a CDS encoding amino acid ABC transporter permease: protein MSFEYLNNILKPMLEGAQVTVLLFIIAIVLSVPLGFLLTLAVRSSFKPLSWLASTYIYLLRGTPLLLQLLFVVFGLPLLPIVGEYLVLDRFVAACLGFVLNYAAYFAEIFRGGLLAIDKGQYEAAQVLGLNRWQTTTRIILPQMFRIALPAVANESVTLVKDTALLYAVAVPELLHFAQTAVNRDFTIVPFFIAGIIYLMITLTLTTFFKWLEKRFKFD, encoded by the coding sequence ATGTCGTTCGAATATCTAAACAACATATTGAAACCGATGCTAGAAGGGGCACAAGTGACCGTTCTCTTGTTCATCATCGCGATCGTCCTTTCGGTTCCGTTGGGATTCCTCCTGACCCTTGCTGTACGGAGCAGTTTCAAGCCGCTGTCCTGGTTGGCGAGCACGTATATCTACTTGTTGCGTGGAACCCCGCTTTTACTCCAACTCCTCTTTGTCGTATTCGGCTTACCCTTGCTGCCGATCGTGGGCGAGTATTTGGTGCTGGATCGGTTTGTGGCGGCTTGTCTAGGTTTCGTCCTGAACTATGCTGCGTATTTCGCGGAGATTTTCAGGGGAGGACTTCTGGCAATCGACAAAGGGCAATATGAAGCGGCCCAAGTTCTCGGGCTTAATAGATGGCAAACGACGACACGCATCATTTTGCCGCAAATGTTCCGGATCGCCTTGCCGGCAGTGGCGAACGAATCTGTCACTCTTGTCAAAGATACTGCCTTGCTCTATGCAGTGGCGGTCCCGGAGTTATTGCATTTTGCGCAGACTGCGGTCAACCGGGATTTCACCATTGTCCCGTTCTTCATTGCCGGAATCATTTACCTGATGATTACCTTGACCTTGACAACATTCTTCAAATGGCTGGAGAAGCGGTTTAAATTTGACTAA
- a CDS encoding amino acid ABC transporter substrate-binding protein: MKRFAFGLLMMVAILALVAACGTSKTEGDKTDSTSGTTETDTKGETGSEKATIVIGIDDKFAPMGFRDEKNEIVGFDIDYARAAAEHMGMEAKFQPIDWKTKETELASGRIDLIWNGYTITDERKEKVLFTKPYLRNAQVVATLADNEEITKLADLDGKVVGLQALSSASDALSADPVHEKVKTVTEFADNVLALTDLKTGRVDAVVIDEVVIDYYMSKEEGTFKVLEESLAPEEYGVGVKKGNEELLKNLQAALDTMNEDGTAAEISNKWFGEDKVVK, encoded by the coding sequence ATGAAACGATTTGCTTTCGGCCTACTGATGATGGTGGCAATATTAGCTCTTGTCGCGGCCTGTGGGACGTCCAAGACGGAGGGGGACAAAACTGATTCCACGTCTGGAACTACGGAAACGGATACTAAAGGGGAAACTGGTTCTGAAAAAGCTACAATCGTTATTGGCATAGACGATAAATTTGCACCAATGGGCTTCCGTGATGAGAAAAACGAAATTGTCGGCTTTGATATCGACTATGCAAGAGCGGCAGCTGAGCATATGGGCATGGAAGCAAAATTCCAGCCGATCGATTGGAAGACGAAGGAAACTGAATTAGCCAGTGGTCGGATTGATTTGATCTGGAATGGCTATACGATTACAGACGAACGTAAAGAGAAAGTCCTTTTCACGAAACCTTACCTTCGTAACGCCCAAGTAGTCGCCACCCTTGCAGACAACGAAGAAATTACAAAGTTGGCTGATTTGGATGGCAAAGTGGTAGGTCTTCAAGCGCTATCTTCGGCATCCGATGCGTTAAGCGCGGATCCTGTACATGAGAAAGTGAAAACTGTAACAGAGTTTGCAGATAACGTATTGGCATTGACGGACTTGAAAACGGGTCGTGTGGATGCTGTCGTAATTGACGAAGTCGTTATCGACTACTACATGTCCAAGGAAGAAGGCACTTTTAAAGTTCTTGAAGAATCGCTCGCTCCGGAAGAGTATGGCGTCGGGGTGAAAAAAGGGAACGAAGAGCTGCTGAAAAACCTTCAAGCCGCACTGGATACGATGAATGAAGATGGAACAGCCGCTGAAATTTCAAATAAGTGGTTCGGCGAAGACAAAGTTGTAAAATAA
- a CDS encoding ABC transporter ATP-binding protein: protein MLHVNNIEAVYDKIILALKGMSLHVPEGKIVALLGSNGAGKSTTLKAISGLLAGEGGLVTDGSIEFLGKNIGNTTPDVIVRNGIFLSMEGRRIFKDLTVEENLIAGAYTRKDRSNIKKDINQIYEYFPKLRMLQGRKAGFLSGGEQQMLAIGRGLMAKPKLLLLDEPSLGIAPLLVQEIFQNIKQINKEEGMSILVVEQNANVALGIADYGYIMEGGRVVMQGNAEDLLSNEEVREHYLGIGKEEDKDYRNSKVYKRRQRVVW from the coding sequence ATGCTCCATGTAAATAATATCGAAGCGGTGTATGACAAAATAATCTTGGCGCTTAAAGGGATGTCGCTCCATGTTCCGGAAGGCAAGATTGTGGCGTTGCTGGGGAGTAACGGCGCCGGAAAATCGACAACTTTGAAAGCCATTTCCGGCCTCTTGGCAGGGGAGGGCGGACTAGTCACTGATGGTTCCATTGAATTTCTTGGTAAAAATATCGGAAATACAACACCAGATGTCATTGTCCGGAACGGCATCTTTCTCAGCATGGAAGGAAGACGGATTTTCAAAGACTTGACGGTAGAAGAAAATCTGATTGCCGGCGCTTATACGCGAAAGGACCGTTCTAATATTAAAAAGGATATCAACCAGATCTATGAGTATTTTCCGAAGTTAAGGATGTTGCAAGGTCGGAAAGCCGGTTTCCTTTCAGGTGGAGAACAGCAAATGTTAGCAATCGGAAGAGGACTGATGGCCAAACCGAAGCTCCTTTTGCTGGATGAGCCATCTCTCGGAATCGCGCCATTGCTCGTACAGGAAATCTTCCAGAACATTAAGCAGATCAATAAAGAGGAAGGCATGTCCATCCTAGTAGTTGAACAAAATGCCAATGTGGCGCTCGGCATTGCCGATTACGGCTACATAATGGAAGGCGGTCGTGTCGTCATGCAGGGCAACGCCGAGGATCTGTTATCCAATGAAGAAGTGCGCGAACATTACTTGGGAATCGGTAAAGAGGAAGATAAAGATTACCGCAATAGTAAAGTATACAAACGTCGCCAACGGGTCGTCTGGTAA
- a CDS encoding ABC transporter substrate-binding protein, which yields MKSRNKFLALLVGLMMLLILAACGGGDNAGETTTTSGPAEGTSSGNEGDNASSGDNRKVVIGGLFDLTGGTGDVGTPFAEGEEAYFKHLAKTGGIEGVTVELKGQDYAYAIPEAQKIYQQFRDRDKVSAILGWGTGDTEALRQQVANDKLPFFSASYSENLKELGESPYNFLTAASYSDQGRTIVKWIKDNHEGDNPTLALLYNDTAFGRSPIEDIKAYAAEIGVEVVDEQVIDVQATEAQSQLLNMEKKNPDYAIIQQTWAATSTILRDAKTLGIDTQFFGLNWASGEGVIDIVGAETAEGYMGILSHAMPYEDFPGMAEIEEYLKGEGKTLEDIDQKFVQGWTTAKIMAAGIEAAAKLTDGELDGEAIRAGLESLTDLDLGGLGAPVTFSADNHAGTEKTRLGIVKNGKWEQLTEYMSYKD from the coding sequence ATGAAGAGCAGGAATAAATTTTTAGCTTTATTGGTCGGTTTAATGATGCTCTTAATCCTTGCGGCCTGTGGCGGTGGGGACAACGCGGGTGAAACGACAACAACTAGCGGGCCTGCTGAAGGCACGTCAAGCGGCAATGAAGGCGATAATGCCAGCTCAGGCGATAATCGCAAAGTTGTGATTGGAGGTTTATTCGATCTTACTGGGGGTACTGGCGACGTCGGGACGCCATTTGCAGAAGGGGAAGAGGCATACTTCAAGCATTTGGCAAAGACAGGCGGCATTGAAGGCGTCACAGTGGAGTTGAAGGGTCAGGACTATGCTTACGCGATTCCGGAAGCACAGAAGATCTATCAGCAGTTCCGTGACAGAGACAAAGTTTCTGCAATTCTTGGATGGGGAACAGGGGACACGGAAGCACTTCGTCAGCAAGTTGCTAATGATAAACTCCCATTCTTCTCGGCTTCTTATTCTGAGAACTTGAAAGAACTAGGTGAAAGTCCATACAACTTCTTGACAGCGGCTTCTTATTCCGATCAAGGTCGTACAATTGTAAAATGGATCAAAGACAACCATGAGGGGGACAATCCGACGCTGGCATTGCTTTATAATGATACGGCATTTGGACGTTCTCCAATTGAAGATATCAAAGCTTATGCTGCAGAAATTGGTGTAGAAGTGGTGGACGAACAAGTAATTGACGTTCAAGCAACTGAAGCACAGTCCCAATTGTTGAACATGGAGAAGAAAAATCCTGATTATGCGATCATCCAACAAACTTGGGCTGCTACTTCCACTATTCTCCGTGACGCCAAAACACTTGGGATCGATACGCAATTTTTCGGTTTGAACTGGGCATCCGGTGAAGGGGTTATTGATATTGTAGGTGCAGAAACTGCAGAAGGCTACATGGGAATCCTTTCGCACGCAATGCCATATGAAGACTTCCCTGGAATGGCTGAAATCGAAGAATATCTAAAAGGGGAAGGAAAAACACTGGAAGACATCGACCAAAAGTTCGTACAAGGATGGACTACAGCGAAAATCATGGCTGCAGGAATCGAAGCAGCTGCCAAACTGACGGATGGAGAGCTTGATGGTGAAGCGATCCGTGCTGGTTTGGAGTCATTGACTGACCTGGATCTTGGTGGATTGGGTGCGCCGGTTACTTTCAGTGCTGACAACCATGCAGGAACAGAAAAAACTCGTCTAGGTATCGTTAAAAATGGTAAGTGGGAACAGCTTACTGAATACATGAGCTACAAAGACTGA
- a CDS encoding branched-chain amino acid ABC transporter permease encodes MRNPFAMNSGKYKTSYKEDMKMFGTTSVKIKWSVIVLLVLAVPLFTSSYWVGLLTLCAIASVGAIGLNLLTGYTGQISIGVGAFLGVGGYTSAILTSTLGLSFWVALPLAGIVTAVVGGLFGIPSLRLKGLYLAIATLAAQVIILFVISRWDSLTGGTAGLVLSRPSIGEYSLSSNTSYYYLCVVILMLTILYATNLFRSRTGRAFLAVHERDIAAQIMGINLFKYKVMAFAISSFFVGIAGALLAHYTMIVSPELYSFHVSIEYLAMILIGGLGSIIGSIFGAVFITLLPVLLSFLVDVMAGIMPDLYQLFSSLKEFAFGLVIILFLIFEPGGLAHIWLNIKKYFRLWPFSY; translated from the coding sequence ATGCGTAATCCATTTGCAATGAATAGCGGAAAATACAAAACATCATATAAAGAAGATATGAAAATGTTTGGGACGACGTCGGTCAAGATCAAGTGGTCGGTCATCGTGCTGCTAGTCCTGGCTGTACCTCTTTTCACTTCCAGTTATTGGGTCGGGTTATTGACGTTGTGTGCGATTGCATCGGTTGGAGCAATCGGACTCAATCTTCTGACAGGTTATACTGGTCAAATTTCCATCGGGGTAGGAGCTTTCCTTGGCGTGGGCGGTTATACCTCGGCAATCCTGACTTCCACATTGGGACTTAGTTTTTGGGTCGCTTTGCCGTTGGCGGGTATTGTCACAGCGGTAGTCGGCGGGTTGTTCGGCATTCCATCGCTCCGTCTGAAAGGGCTCTATTTGGCCATTGCGACATTGGCGGCGCAAGTCATCATCCTCTTCGTCATCAGTCGATGGGATAGTCTCACGGGAGGGACGGCTGGGTTAGTTCTCAGCCGCCCGTCAATAGGCGAGTATTCCCTTTCCAGCAATACTTCCTACTACTACTTGTGTGTCGTCATCTTGATGTTGACTATCCTTTACGCAACTAATCTGTTCCGGTCCAGGACGGGACGCGCTTTCTTGGCGGTCCATGAACGGGATATCGCTGCACAAATCATGGGGATCAACCTATTTAAATACAAAGTCATGGCATTTGCTATCAGCTCCTTCTTCGTCGGTATCGCCGGAGCCTTATTGGCACATTACACGATGATCGTGAGCCCGGAATTGTATAGCTTCCATGTATCAATCGAATATTTGGCGATGATCCTAATCGGTGGGCTTGGCAGTATTATCGGTTCCATCTTCGGAGCGGTCTTTATTACACTTCTACCCGTTTTATTGAGTTTTCTTGTGGATGTCATGGCGGGAATCATGCCTGATCTGTATCAATTGTTTTCTTCACTGAAAGAGTTCGCGTTCGGGCTCGTAATCATCTTGTTCCTGATTTTCGAACCGGGCGGACTGGCTCATATTTGGTTGAATATTAAGAAGTATTTCAGATTGTGGCCGTTTTCGTATTAG